In the genome of Candidatus Omnitrophota bacterium, one region contains:
- a CDS encoding ABC transporter ATP-binding protein, producing the protein MSDIVLKSENLSKKYVIGHQVERGRYIALRDVLMQNAKVFLDKAMDLTKGKAIIQGNSLEEVWALKDINFEINRGEVVGIIGRNGAGKSTLLKILSRITEPSAGQVTIKGRVASLLEVGTGFHPELSGRENIYLNGAILGMSRVEIKRKFDAIVAFSEVEQYLDTPVKRYSSGMYVRLAFAVAAHLEPEILVVDEVLAVGDTQFQKKCLGKMDDVAHQGRTVLFVSHNMNAIQRLCKRCIVLRYGAMIFDGESSSAIANYLKTNDLNQQVSWPQSSLAPGNDIIRLRSVRIVGDDGHVHSQFDVRDPIKLEIEFQVFKDTQAAIIVQFVGALGTYIMASMDNYINGPWGKQSPYTAGIYKTSCCIPGDFLNEGQLSINLWIYSPPLAPSQSPHVRLFNVVSADIGDRHDPGGARGQFPYEWGMEPAVRPKLQWLTEKNP; encoded by the coding sequence ATGTCTGATATTGTCCTTAAGAGTGAAAACTTATCTAAGAAATATGTTATCGGCCATCAAGTCGAAAGAGGCCGCTATATAGCCTTGCGCGATGTGTTAATGCAGAATGCCAAGGTTTTTCTGGATAAAGCCATGGATTTAACAAAAGGTAAGGCTATTATTCAGGGAAACAGCTTAGAGGAAGTTTGGGCGCTTAAAGATATAAATTTTGAGATTAATCGTGGTGAGGTAGTCGGGATCATTGGCCGCAATGGAGCAGGAAAGAGCACGTTATTAAAAATTCTTTCCCGGATCACCGAACCTTCGGCTGGTCAGGTAACGATTAAAGGCAGGGTAGCTAGCTTATTGGAAGTTGGTACGGGGTTTCATCCGGAGCTTTCCGGCAGGGAGAATATTTATTTAAACGGCGCGATACTCGGGATGAGTCGGGTGGAAATTAAACGTAAATTTGACGCCATTGTTGCTTTTTCCGAAGTAGAGCAGTATTTAGATACTCCGGTTAAGCGTTATTCTTCCGGGATGTATGTGCGCTTGGCTTTTGCGGTTGCAGCGCACCTGGAGCCGGAAATCTTAGTAGTTGATGAGGTATTAGCTGTGGGCGATACGCAGTTTCAGAAAAAATGCCTGGGGAAGATGGATGATGTAGCTCATCAAGGCAGAACTGTTCTTTTTGTAAGTCATAACATGAATGCCATTCAGAGGCTTTGTAAAAGGTGTATTGTGTTACGCTACGGGGCAATGATTTTTGATGGAGAAAGTAGCAGCGCGATTGCAAATTACCTGAAGACCAACGATCTGAATCAACAGGTTAGTTGGCCTCAGAGTTCCTTGGCGCCAGGCAATGATATTATTAGGCTGCGTTCTGTACGTATTGTGGGAGATGACGGGCATGTTCATTCGCAATTCGATGTAAGGGATCCGATAAAGTTGGAAATTGAATTTCAAGTTTTTAAGGATACTCAGGCTGCTATTATTGTCCAGTTTGTGGGAGCTTTAGGTACATATATTATGGCTTCGATGGATAATTATATTAATGGTCCATGGGGAAAACAGTCCCCATACACAGCGGGTATATATAAAACATCTTGTTGCATCCCCGGTGATTTTCTAAATGAAGGTCAGCTTAGTATTAATCTATGGATTTATTCGCCTCCGCTTGCTCCGAGCCAATCCCCTCATGTAAGATTATTTAATGTGGTAAGCGCAGATATTGGTGACCGGCATGATCCGGGTGGCGCGCGAGGACAGTTCCCTTATGAATGGGGCATGGAACCGGCGGTTCGTCCTAAACTTCAATGGTTAACTGAAAAAAATCCGTAG